A genomic stretch from Chloroflexota bacterium includes:
- a CDS encoding type II toxin-antitoxin system RelE/ParE family toxin, whose translation MYTVRILKAASHELATLDKPVARRIVERIRWLAENLDSIKPKALRGELSGLYKLREGDYRIIYGIIRKEKVVVIHSIGHRKEVYQKR comes from the coding sequence ATGTACACCGTTCGAATTCTGAAGGCGGCGAGTCACGAACTGGCAACGCTTGACAAGCCTGTCGCCCGCCGGATTGTCGAGCGCATTCGCTGGCTGGCCGAAAATCTGGATAGCATTAAGCCCAAAGCCTTGAGGGGCGAACTGTCCGGACTCTACAAGCTCCGCGAAGGCGACTACCGCATCATTTACGGGATCATCCGCAAAGAGAAAGTCGTCGTCATTCACAGCATCGGCCATCGCAAAGAAGTTTATCAAAAGCGATGA